A genomic stretch from Microbacterium proteolyticum includes:
- a CDS encoding ABC transporter permease: protein MRLVAGRLAMTVITALFIAIVVFFAIRAIPGDPALAILGTDSTPEERDRLRVVMGLDQPLPVQFAIWLGHLLSGDLGYSYSQGRPVADIIGPALQNTLLLGATASVIAVLLALAMGNLATSRWRGVRRGVDGIEALFLSAPQYTVALLLLIVFAVLVPIFPAGGVSTRGDGSPADVLTHLALPALALALAPGAQMARSLKTSISTLSASELLPTLRARGLAPWRIAVHTHHNALPPMITVLGIQVGTMLGGALFVEQIFSIPGLGALVVQSVGLRDYTLVQAVALLIAVIFAVVLLLADVVNALLDPRIRKGRA from the coding sequence ATGCGGCTCGTCGCCGGACGACTCGCCATGACAGTGATCACCGCGTTGTTCATCGCGATCGTGGTGTTCTTCGCGATCAGAGCGATCCCGGGGGACCCTGCCCTGGCGATCCTCGGCACCGACAGCACGCCCGAAGAGCGCGATCGTCTGCGCGTCGTCATGGGGCTCGACCAGCCGCTGCCCGTCCAGTTCGCGATCTGGCTCGGTCATCTCCTCTCCGGCGATCTCGGCTATTCCTACAGCCAGGGGCGCCCCGTCGCCGACATCATCGGACCGGCGTTGCAGAACACGCTGCTCCTCGGTGCGACGGCGAGTGTCATCGCCGTCCTCCTCGCACTGGCGATGGGCAACCTGGCGACCTCCCGCTGGCGCGGGGTGCGTCGAGGTGTGGACGGCATCGAGGCGCTCTTCCTCTCCGCGCCGCAGTACACGGTCGCCCTGCTGCTGCTCATCGTGTTCGCCGTGCTGGTGCCGATCTTCCCCGCCGGGGGAGTCAGCACGCGCGGCGACGGCTCGCCCGCTGACGTCCTCACCCACCTGGCTCTGCCGGCGCTGGCCCTGGCACTGGCGCCGGGGGCGCAGATGGCACGTTCGCTCAAGACCTCGATCTCGACCCTCTCCGCTTCCGAACTGCTCCCCACCCTCCGAGCGCGAGGCCTGGCCCCCTGGCGGATCGCCGTGCACACGCACCACAACGCCCTTCCGCCGATGATCACCGTGCTCGGGATCCAGGTGGGCACGATGCTGGGCGGCGCGCTCTTCGTCGAGCAGATCTTCAGCATCCCGGGGCTGGGGGCCCTGGTCGTGCAGTCGGTCGGACTCCGTGACTACACCCTCGTCCAAGCGGTCGCCCTGCTGATCGCCGTCATCTTCGCCGTCGTCCTCCTTCTCGCGGACGTCGTCAACGCCCTGCTCGACCCGCGGATCAGAAAGGGACGCGCGTGA
- a CDS encoding PadR family transcriptional regulator yields MALRHAILAALSRGRPRTGYDLNASFNDVNDRAWHASPSQVYSELAKMEKLGLIDITERTERGRTSYVINDRGLDELRRWLLHDQPDHGIRDDAALRLLNLWVLDPADADYLLDAEVTFQRQRQFSLRHLLLSWDEEREDPDSPVWRSRRALYTLWLRQTDLMLDWLEELRAMLHDPASPVPELLTGAIPAKI; encoded by the coding sequence ATGGCCCTGCGGCACGCGATCCTGGCAGCATTGTCCCGGGGGCGACCTCGGACCGGGTACGACCTCAACGCCAGCTTCAACGACGTCAACGACCGCGCCTGGCATGCGAGCCCGTCACAGGTGTATTCGGAGCTGGCGAAGATGGAGAAGCTCGGACTGATCGACATCACGGAGCGCACGGAACGGGGTCGGACGAGCTACGTCATCAACGACCGCGGCCTCGATGAACTCCGCAGGTGGCTCCTGCATGATCAGCCGGATCATGGCATCCGCGACGATGCGGCGCTGCGGCTGCTCAACCTCTGGGTGCTCGACCCCGCCGATGCGGACTATCTGCTCGATGCCGAAGTGACGTTCCAACGGCAACGCCAGTTCAGCCTCCGTCACCTCCTGCTTTCGTGGGACGAGGAGCGAGAAGACCCCGACAGTCCCGTGTGGCGCAGCCGCCGCGCCCTGTACACGCTGTGGCTGCGCCAGACGGACCTCATGCTCGACTGGCTCGAGGAGCTCCGGGCGATGCTGCACGACCCCGCATCGCCCGTGCCCGAGCTGCTGACGGGCGCCATCCCCGCGAAGATCTGA
- a CDS encoding cysteine hydrolase family protein, with amino-acid sequence MTSRTALIMIDMQNMYLQQERRSALGWPPIWEFDRVVAECAALLEAARDAGVPVIYTRQTSRVDGADMTPSMRRLLRDAPADESPIGAEEEWGSAILDAVAPAPGDIVMEKHRWDAFFQTDLDQILRNLDVTRLIVAGLQTNVCVETTSRTGMMKNFDVAVPEDAVSTDGEALHRAALDSLRVLYVEVAPWRELLAPDAAWERRFTTPGYGRQPADMATIVGR; translated from the coding sequence ATGACCTCGCGCACCGCGCTGATCATGATCGACATGCAGAACATGTACCTGCAGCAGGAGCGGCGCAGCGCTCTCGGGTGGCCGCCCATCTGGGAGTTCGACCGGGTGGTCGCCGAGTGCGCGGCTCTTCTCGAGGCCGCGCGGGACGCCGGAGTGCCGGTGATCTACACGCGGCAGACCTCCCGGGTCGACGGTGCCGACATGACGCCCAGCATGCGGAGACTGCTCCGTGACGCTCCCGCGGATGAATCGCCGATCGGGGCCGAAGAAGAGTGGGGCTCCGCGATCCTGGATGCCGTGGCTCCCGCTCCGGGCGACATCGTCATGGAGAAGCACCGCTGGGACGCGTTCTTCCAGACCGACCTCGATCAGATCCTGCGCAACCTCGACGTCACGCGACTGATCGTGGCGGGCCTGCAGACCAACGTCTGCGTCGAGACCACCTCGCGCACCGGGATGATGAAGAATTTCGACGTCGCCGTCCCCGAGGACGCCGTCTCGACCGATGGGGAGGCGTTGCATCGCGCCGCCCTGGACTCCCTGCGCGTGCTGTATGTCGAGGTCGCGCCGTGGCGCGAGCTGCTCGCGCCGGACGCCGCGTGGGAGCGCCGCTTCACCACGCCCGGCTACGGGCGTCAGCCTGCCGACATGGCGACGATCGTCGGCCGGTAG
- a CDS encoding MFS transporter, translating to MSAPPMSAPLSSARRRRVFVVLVAAAALTILDVSKLGIALPAIQDDMGGDPATVQLMLVGYTLAYAVTLVPAGRIGDVLRRRTVFLVGASIFVVASIACAAAPTAELLVAGRVVEGVGAGLLMPQVLGIIQRMYPASERARPLATLAAVLTVTSLGAPVLAGVIMNLAGDALGWRLLFVVTVVAGLVVVPVAATMIVEPPSVRRAGFDAVGALLLGLGVVAAIAPLSASSGALPATPWPYAITAAGVVVLGAFMLYERLVVRRGREPLIDPRLFALPHFGAGVAVSGFMHAAATGGTLIVTIALQQVAGLSPLETALWMLPTTVASLLGAWIASRAGATDGPLIAIGIGVSAVTLAAIGLAFGFVPAGALPVVVVALLSLSSLGAGAAAPANQARTLQFAPEHRSSVAGSLIQFSQRSGSAVGMAAALVVYYTLFSSPTPGGQPAAGPMLALLLVSGLLAIGGMIALADHLRHPGGDRRHHTPNDVSHDASPDAARSTSARTAPLVGHGSAPEQ from the coding sequence GTGTCCGCACCGCCGATGTCGGCGCCCCTCTCCTCCGCGAGACGTCGACGCGTCTTCGTCGTCCTCGTCGCCGCGGCCGCGCTGACGATTCTGGACGTCTCCAAGCTCGGCATCGCCCTGCCGGCGATCCAGGACGACATGGGCGGCGACCCCGCGACGGTGCAGCTCATGCTCGTGGGCTACACGCTCGCGTACGCGGTGACGCTCGTCCCCGCCGGCCGCATCGGTGACGTGCTGCGCCGACGCACGGTCTTCCTGGTGGGCGCCTCGATCTTCGTCGTCGCCAGCATCGCGTGCGCGGCGGCTCCCACAGCGGAGCTCCTCGTCGCGGGACGCGTCGTCGAGGGCGTGGGCGCGGGACTGCTGATGCCGCAAGTGCTCGGCATCATCCAGCGCATGTACCCGGCATCAGAGCGCGCGCGGCCGCTGGCGACCCTCGCCGCCGTTCTCACGGTCACCTCCCTGGGCGCGCCCGTGCTCGCCGGCGTCATCATGAACCTGGCCGGAGACGCGCTCGGCTGGCGGCTCCTCTTCGTGGTCACGGTGGTGGCCGGTCTCGTCGTCGTGCCCGTGGCTGCGACGATGATCGTCGAACCACCGTCGGTTCGGCGGGCGGGTTTCGACGCCGTCGGCGCCCTCCTCCTCGGCCTCGGCGTCGTGGCAGCCATCGCGCCGCTGTCGGCGTCGTCGGGCGCGCTTCCCGCAACACCCTGGCCGTACGCGATCACCGCCGCCGGGGTCGTCGTGCTGGGCGCATTCATGCTGTACGAGCGGCTTGTGGTGCGCCGCGGCCGCGAGCCGCTGATCGACCCCCGGCTGTTCGCCCTCCCCCACTTCGGTGCGGGTGTCGCCGTCTCGGGCTTCATGCACGCGGCAGCGACGGGTGGCACCCTCATCGTCACGATCGCGCTCCAGCAAGTCGCGGGCCTGTCCCCGCTGGAGACCGCGCTGTGGATGCTGCCCACCACGGTCGCCAGCCTTCTCGGCGCGTGGATCGCCTCGCGCGCGGGCGCGACGGACGGCCCGTTGATAGCGATCGGCATCGGCGTCAGCGCGGTGACCCTCGCGGCGATCGGACTCGCGTTCGGCTTCGTGCCGGCCGGCGCGCTCCCCGTCGTCGTCGTCGCGCTCCTGAGCCTGAGCTCCCTCGGAGCCGGCGCTGCCGCTCCGGCGAACCAGGCACGGACGCTGCAGTTCGCCCCCGAGCACCGCTCGAGCGTCGCCGGGTCTCTGATCCAGTTCTCCCAGCGATCCGGCTCGGCCGTGGGGATGGCCGCGGCGCTCGTGGTCTACTACACCTTGTTCTCCTCACCGACACCGGGCGGGCAGCCGGCGGCGGGGCCGATGCTCGCCCTCCTGCTCGTCTCCGGCCTTCTCGCGATCGGCGGGATGATCGCCCTCGCGGACCACCTCCGCCACCCGGGCGGCGACCGTCGCCACCACACGCCGAACGACGTCTCTCACGACGCGTCTCCCGATGCGGCCCGCTCGACGAGCGCGCGCACAGCGCCCCTCGTCGGGCACGGTTCTGCTCCCGAACAGTGA
- a CDS encoding ABC1 kinase family protein has translation MTDDALMKARYRRITRFAARYLVQAWWYELFLPRFGLGWISARGRTRRLQRIARRFHVLAVDLGGLMIKVGQFMSSRLDVLPPVITKELEGLQDEVPAVPFAQMRVRAEEELGMPLERAFVSVNERPLAAASLGQAHRAVLTDELAVDTGLRAVVLKIQRPDIDRIVEVDLRALRKVGVWLSRVALVRDRVDMPSLVEEFAVTSLEEIDYLHEAANSERFAADFGGEGGVAVPEVVWERTTRRVLTLEDVSAIKINDVDALRDAGIDPSEVAARFAAVMFDQLFDDGFFHADPHPGNVFVTPTGALTDAGTPAWRLTFIDFGMMGDVPPGLRRGLRRVLIAAASRDGKGLVDGIRDVGVLLPSADTIQLERAMTQLFSRFGGMGFAELQEVDPREFRAFAIEFGDVVRALPFQLPENFLLIIRAMSLTSGMCSSLDPAFNIWDAVEPYAQRLIREESGNTVQALAREVGAVAAVTARLPRRADNLISRLEEGSLSVETPRIERRLRDLERMIRRVVSSVLFAGLLVGGVLLQAEQAVLGTILMILSLGPLAHALLAGVIARRNGA, from the coding sequence ATGACCGACGACGCCCTCATGAAGGCCCGCTACCGGCGGATCACGCGCTTCGCGGCGCGCTACCTGGTGCAGGCCTGGTGGTACGAGCTCTTCCTGCCGCGGTTCGGCCTCGGGTGGATATCCGCCCGGGGCCGCACCCGTCGGTTGCAGCGCATCGCCCGCCGCTTCCATGTGCTGGCCGTCGACCTCGGCGGCCTGATGATCAAGGTCGGGCAGTTCATGTCATCCCGCCTCGACGTGCTCCCACCGGTCATCACCAAGGAGCTCGAGGGGCTGCAGGACGAGGTGCCGGCCGTCCCGTTCGCGCAGATGCGCGTCCGCGCGGAAGAAGAACTCGGGATGCCCCTGGAGCGCGCCTTCGTGAGCGTGAATGAACGACCGCTCGCCGCCGCATCTCTCGGTCAGGCGCACCGCGCCGTGCTCACCGATGAGCTCGCGGTCGACACGGGGCTGCGCGCGGTGGTGCTGAAGATCCAGCGCCCCGACATCGACCGCATCGTCGAGGTGGACCTGCGCGCGCTGCGCAAGGTCGGCGTCTGGCTCAGCCGGGTTGCGCTCGTGCGCGATCGCGTCGACATGCCCTCGCTGGTGGAGGAGTTCGCCGTCACGAGCCTGGAGGAGATCGACTACCTGCACGAGGCGGCGAACTCCGAACGGTTCGCCGCGGACTTCGGGGGAGAGGGCGGCGTGGCCGTCCCCGAGGTCGTGTGGGAGCGCACCACCCGCCGTGTGCTGACCCTCGAGGACGTCAGCGCCATCAAGATCAACGACGTCGACGCGCTCCGCGACGCCGGCATCGACCCGTCCGAGGTCGCGGCGCGCTTCGCCGCGGTGATGTTCGATCAGCTCTTCGACGACGGCTTCTTCCACGCCGACCCGCACCCGGGCAACGTCTTCGTGACGCCGACCGGGGCCCTGACGGATGCCGGCACCCCGGCTTGGCGTCTCACGTTCATCGACTTCGGCATGATGGGCGACGTTCCGCCCGGTCTGCGGCGGGGCCTGCGCCGCGTCCTCATCGCCGCGGCATCCCGTGACGGAAAGGGCCTGGTCGACGGCATCCGCGACGTCGGCGTGCTGCTGCCCTCGGCCGACACGATCCAACTGGAACGGGCGATGACGCAGTTGTTCTCGCGCTTCGGCGGCATGGGTTTCGCCGAGCTCCAAGAGGTCGACCCGCGCGAGTTCCGCGCGTTCGCCATCGAGTTCGGCGATGTGGTGCGCGCGTTGCCGTTCCAGCTGCCCGAGAACTTCCTCCTCATCATCCGCGCGATGTCCCTGACGAGCGGCATGTGCAGTTCCCTCGACCCCGCATTCAACATCTGGGATGCCGTCGAGCCCTATGCGCAGCGTCTGATCCGCGAGGAGAGCGGCAACACCGTCCAGGCGCTGGCCCGGGAGGTGGGCGCTGTGGCCGCCGTGACCGCGCGTCTGCCGCGCCGCGCCGACAACCTCATCTCGCGCCTGGAGGAGGGGTCGCTCTCCGTCGAGACTCCCCGCATCGAACGGCGGCTGCGCGATCTCGAGCGGATGATCCGGAGGGTGGTGTCGTCCGTGCTCTTCGCGGGACTGCTCGTCGGGGGAGTGCTGCTGCAGGCGGAGCAGGCGGTGCTCGGCACGATCCTCATGATCCTCTCGCTCGGTCCGCTCGCCCACGCGCTGCTCGCGGGCGTCATCGCCCGGCGCAACGGCGCCTGA
- a CDS encoding PadR family transcriptional regulator, with product MSGSFLGDAFGGRGGTNAPGWPMSNILEGLEQLRTQFEQKTGSSPRMNKGDVRSGVLSLLLEQPMHGYQIIREIEERSGGSWKPSPGSVYPTLQLLTDEGLVQAEESNGRKTYSLTAEGRAAAGDETTERTAPWESATTRDSGRMTVLPKAGVELAQAAAQVARTGNKEQVQQAVEILDEARRKLYSILAQG from the coding sequence ATGAGTGGTTCATTCCTGGGAGACGCGTTCGGCGGACGCGGTGGCACCAACGCCCCCGGGTGGCCGATGTCCAACATCCTCGAGGGTCTCGAGCAGCTCCGCACGCAGTTCGAGCAGAAGACCGGTTCGTCGCCGCGGATGAACAAGGGCGACGTGCGCTCCGGCGTGCTGTCGCTGCTGCTCGAGCAGCCCATGCACGGCTACCAGATCATCCGCGAGATCGAAGAGCGCAGCGGCGGATCGTGGAAGCCCAGCCCGGGTTCGGTCTACCCGACGCTGCAGCTGCTGACCGACGAAGGTCTCGTGCAGGCCGAGGAGTCGAACGGTCGTAAGACCTACTCGCTCACGGCCGAGGGTCGAGCGGCCGCGGGTGACGAGACCACTGAGCGCACCGCGCCCTGGGAGTCCGCGACGACGCGCGACAGCGGCCGCATGACCGTACTGCCCAAGGCGGGGGTCGAGCTCGCCCAGGCGGCTGCCCAGGTCGCGCGAACCGGCAATAAGGAGCAGGTGCAGCAGGCGGTGGAGATCCTCGACGAGGCCCGCCGTAAGCTCTACTCGATCCTCGCCCAGGGCTGA
- a CDS encoding phospholipase: protein MLRSDLKLQHVHRARRTLVTAATCAGLAFGLVATTGLAVAAPLSLPDASASSFSAPGSATALAGAPTLDEVTTGATAARTDAESALSRAEAVRADVTVTALPLSVGDASIDTAALQDAVKRLDSTDLLPVLLVPALSQNAQSEVERLTTRVDEVQASLDQAKAEKAAADAAAEAQRQAEAAAAAEAQRQADAAAALARVNTPEGAKAYAAQLMSEKYGWGSEQFSCLSSLWTKESGWNYQAYNSDGGATGIPQALPGSKMASFGDDWQTNAATQIAWGLDYISRGYGTPCSAWGHSQAVNWY from the coding sequence TTGCTCCGTTCTGATCTGAAGCTCCAGCACGTCCACCGCGCCCGCCGCACGCTCGTCACGGCCGCCACCTGCGCCGGCCTCGCGTTCGGTCTGGTCGCCACCACCGGTCTCGCCGTCGCCGCACCGCTGTCACTGCCCGACGCCTCGGCATCCTCGTTCTCCGCACCCGGCTCGGCCACGGCCCTCGCCGGCGCGCCCACACTCGACGAGGTCACGACCGGCGCGACGGCGGCCCGGACCGATGCCGAATCGGCGCTCTCGCGCGCCGAGGCGGTGCGCGCCGACGTCACCGTGACCGCTCTGCCCCTCTCGGTCGGGGATGCCTCGATCGACACCGCAGCCCTCCAGGACGCGGTGAAGCGCCTCGACTCGACCGATCTGCTGCCGGTGCTCCTCGTCCCCGCGCTCAGTCAGAACGCGCAGAGCGAGGTGGAGCGGCTGACGACCCGCGTCGACGAGGTGCAGGCCAGCCTCGACCAGGCGAAGGCCGAGAAGGCGGCAGCGGATGCCGCGGCCGAGGCACAGCGTCAGGCCGAGGCCGCCGCGGCTGCGGAGGCGCAGCGTCAGGCGGATGCCGCCGCCGCCCTGGCCCGCGTGAACACTCCCGAGGGGGCCAAGGCCTACGCCGCGCAACTCATGAGCGAGAAGTACGGCTGGGGGAGCGAGCAGTTCTCGTGCCTGTCGTCGCTGTGGACCAAGGAGTCCGGCTGGAACTATCAGGCCTACAACAGCGACGGTGGGGCCACCGGCATCCCGCAGGCTCTGCCCGGGAGCAAGATGGCGAGCTTCGGCGACGACTGGCAGACCAACGCCGCGACGCAGATCGCGTGGGGTCTGGACTACATCTCCCGCGGCTACGGCACCCCGTGCAGCGCGTGGGGTCACTCGCAGGCCGTGAACTGGTACTGA